The Candidatus Rhabdochlamydia sp. T3358 DNA segment GCAAACGGTAGAAGTATATAAAGATTATGTGGGAACAATTACTGCAAAATCCAGTATTCAGGTTCACGCTCAGGTTTCTGGTATTCTGGTTGGACAATATTTTATGGAAGGACAGTTTGTACAGAAAGGAGATTTGCTGCTTGTTATTGATCCAAGACCTTATCAAGCTTCATTAGACAAAGCAAAAGCGGAGTATTTCCAGACATTCACACAACTAAAACTAGCAGAAGATACGCTGCAAAGATATGCAAAGCTAGCAGAACAAGATTATATTTCACAACTCAATTACGACCAATACATGGCTAATTTCTTAGAGCAAAAAGCCGTTGTAGGACAATCTGTTGCAGATTTAGAAAACGCTAAAATCAATTTAAAGTATTGCTATATTCACTCTCCTATTGATGCAATTACAGGCAAATTACAATTTAAACCGGGTAATTATATTGATACAAATCAAGATACTACGCTCACTCTGCTTAATCAAATTGATCCCATTTTAGTAGATTTTTCTGTGCCTGAAACCGATTTATTTACTATTCAAAAACACTCTCAAGAGTCCTTTTTGAAATTATACATCTTTCCTACGCTAGATCACACTGCGCGTTTCGATGGGCAATTAACACTCATTGACAATCAAATTAATACCGCAACAGGAGCTGTCTTATTAGAAGGAATACTGGATAATCACGACCATTTACTATGGCCTGGGCATTTTGTAGATGTAAGACTTGTCCTAGAAGAAAAAGAATCTCTGATTCTTCCCTCTCAAGCAGTAGGCGTTGGGCAAAACGGTCATTACGTATATACCATCAATAAGAACATGGAAGTAGAAACAACACCGGTTATCATTGGTCAACGCTATGAAAATGGAACCACTAGTATCGAATCAGGAATTAGCGCTAATGATATAATTGTTGCAGAAGGCCTTCTTGATCTCTATCCCGGTAAAAAAGTTACTGTGCAAACATGGTTAAATAACAAAGAGGTATTGTGAATCCCTCCTCTTTATTTATCAAACGACCTGTAATGACAGTCCTTGTCATGCTGACAATAGCTTTTTTTGGGGTCCTATCTTATTTTAAACTTCCTGTCAGCGATCTACCTGATATTGATTTTCCTACCATTACAGTAACAGTAGACTATCCTGGAGCAAATCCAGAAACCATTTCTAACAATGTCGTGGTCCCTTTAGAGCAACAATTTACTACTATAGAAGCAATCTCTTCGATCTCTTCTACTAGCTATACAGGAAATGCTACGATTGTTCTGCAATTTGATTTAGATCGAAATATAGATCTTGCCGCAGCTGATGTACAAGCAGCCATTAATGCAGCAAGCTCTCAACTGCCTAAAGATCTCCCCTATGCTCCGATTTATACAAAAACCAATCCCACTGCTACCTCTCTTTTGTTTTTTATCGTTACCTCTCCTGTTTTAACCAGAGGAGAGCTATACAATTACAGCTATACATTTCTTTCTCAAAGATTAAGTGTAATAGAAGGGGTATCACAAGTGTTAATCTATGGGTCTCCACAAGCGGTTCGTCTTAGGGTTGATCCACAGAAACTAGCAGCTAGAGGACTTGATTTAAACGATGTAGCTAATGCTGTTGTAACAGCGAATGTACAAATACCCGTTGGTACTTTATTTAGTCCTAAGCAAGAGTTCACCCTCAATGTTGATGGGCAATTAGATAAAGCAGCTCTCTACAACCCGATTATCATTAAAGCTCAAGATGGCTCTATTGTGCGCTTTTGTGATATTGGCCAAGCCATAGATAGCGTACTTAACGATAAACTTTCCGTACAATTTTTTGAAAAAGGATATACAGCCCCATCTGTTGGTCTTGCTATCCGTAAAAGACCGGGTGCTAATACCCTATCGGTTATTCAAAAAGTTAATCAAATGCTACCTAGTCTATCTACGCAATTACCTAGTTCTTTACGCTTGGTAAGAGTTTTTGATCAATCGGAATACATACTTGAATCAGTTCATGAAGTACAGATGACTTTATTGATAGCCATTGCATTGGTTGCTATCGTGATCTTTTTCTACTTAGGAAACTTAAGAGATACACTTATTCCTCTGATTGTAATTCCTTTATCTATTTTAGGCGCTTTTATTATCATTTTAAAGCTAGGCTTTACCCTCAATATCTTATCTCTACTTGGTATTACACTAGCTGTTGGTTATCTAGTAGATGATGCCGTTGTGGTATTAGAAAATATCACACGCCATGTTGAAATGGGCGAATCTGCCATAGATGCTGCCCTAAAAGGCTCTAAGGAAATTTTTTTCACCATTTTATCGATGACTCTTTGTTTATGCATAGTGTTTATCCCTATTATTTTCATGCAGGGAATTATCGGACGGATATTGTATGAATTTGCAATGACCATTGTCATTACCGTCTTCATTTCAGGAGTTCTTTCTCTGACTTTAACCCCTCTTCTATGCAGTAGATTAGTTCGTAAAGCAAATCAAGAAAAGGTAGCAACTTTTGCAGCCTATCACCGTAAAATGCTTCTTCTCTATGAAAAATCACTTGATTGGGCTTTAAAGCATCCTAAAATCATTTTAGGATTAGGGATATTGAGTCTGGGCTTATCGACCATTTTAATGATCAAACTTCCGAAAGACTTTTTACCACCAGATGATATTGGGCTTATTCAAGGCTATCTACAAACAGTAGATGGAACTTCTCCTTTAGCTGTTTCAGAATCTAGTAACCAATTAGCCAGTATCTTATCACAAGATGAAAATATCGCCTCTGTTGTATCGGTTGGAGGTTACCCACAAGACAATGAAGGGCTTTTATATATCCGCTTAAAACCCTTAAAAGAGCGCCTTTCTCTTAAACCCCTGCTAACACACATGTATTCTTTGGTTCATAAAATACCAGGAACAACTGTCTTTCTCAAACCACAGCCGTTGATTAACCTAGAAGTAGGAACAACATCTAGCAAATCCGATTACCAATACACTATGCAAAGTTTATCGGAAGAAGAGCTCTACAAATACGCACCTATCATGCAAAAAAAGTTTGCAGAGCTCTCTTTTTTAAGCCATGTAAATAGCGATTTAGATATTACGCAACCCAGATGCCAAGTT contains these protein-coding regions:
- a CDS encoding efflux RND transporter periplasmic adaptor subunit, with the translated sequence MNWIKLLLFCSLLCSCQKKPQVIKAHEVVATRALKQTVEVYKDYVGTITAKSSIQVHAQVSGILVGQYFMEGQFVQKGDLLLVIDPRPYQASLDKAKAEYFQTFTQLKLAEDTLQRYAKLAEQDYISQLNYDQYMANFLEQKAVVGQSVADLENAKINLKYCYIHSPIDAITGKLQFKPGNYIDTNQDTTLTLLNQIDPILVDFSVPETDLFTIQKHSQESFLKLYIFPTLDHTARFDGQLTLIDNQINTATGAVLLEGILDNHDHLLWPGHFVDVRLVLEEKESLILPSQAVGVGQNGHYVYTINKNMEVETTPVIIGQRYENGTTSIESGISANDIIVAEGLLDLYPGKKVTVQTWLNNKEVL
- a CDS encoding efflux RND transporter permease subunit — its product is MNPSSLFIKRPVMTVLVMLTIAFFGVLSYFKLPVSDLPDIDFPTITVTVDYPGANPETISNNVVVPLEQQFTTIEAISSISSTSYTGNATIVLQFDLDRNIDLAAADVQAAINAASSQLPKDLPYAPIYTKTNPTATSLLFFIVTSPVLTRGELYNYSYTFLSQRLSVIEGVSQVLIYGSPQAVRLRVDPQKLAARGLDLNDVANAVVTANVQIPVGTLFSPKQEFTLNVDGQLDKAALYNPIIIKAQDGSIVRFCDIGQAIDSVLNDKLSVQFFEKGYTAPSVGLAIRKRPGANTLSVIQKVNQMLPSLSTQLPSSLRLVRVFDQSEYILESVHEVQMTLLIAIALVAIVIFFYLGNLRDTLIPLIVIPLSILGAFIIILKLGFTLNILSLLGITLAVGYLVDDAVVVLENITRHVEMGESAIDAALKGSKEIFFTILSMTLCLCIVFIPIIFMQGIIGRILYEFAMTIVITVFISGVLSLTLTPLLCSRLVRKANQEKVATFAAYHRKMLLLYEKSLDWALKHPKIILGLGILSLGLSTILMIKLPKDFLPPDDIGLIQGYLQTVDGTSPLAVSESSNQLASILSQDENIASVVSVGGYPQDNEGLLYIRLKPLKERLSLKPLLTHMYSLVHKIPGTTVFLKPQPLINLEVGTTSSKSDYQYTMQSLSEEELYKYAPIMQKKFAELSFLSHVNSDLDITQPRCQVHILRDRASLYQISALQVEQALNLAYATSNLSPINTSSYQYYAIMETFPKFYRDPSSLSQLWLHSTSGKMVPLTAITDIKESTGPLTVNHLNASPSATISFNLVDTALSSALDKIHMIAKQTLPNTVKGAVQGGASVFKSSFANLQSLLLITFFLIYIILGILYENFFSPITVMSTLAPAAVGGLLSLILFQQSFSLYAFVGVIMLFGIVLKNGIILIDFANQALLKKTAHEAIFEACLTRFRPILMTTFAAMMGAVPIAIGIGGSIAKTRQPLGVVIVGGLLFSQVVTLYLTPVVYLYIKKLEEKLSLRSKKLSS